In one Desulfoferula mesophila genomic region, the following are encoded:
- a CDS encoding pyridoxal phosphate-dependent aminotransferase has product MGISARAKQIPPFIVMDVLERAQELEAAGRDIIHLEVGEPDFETPEVITEAAMKAIRDGRHHYTHSLGLRELREAIAEYYAEHYGVSVDPARVMVTAGTSTAMLLVFSALLEQEQEVIISDPHYACYDNFISFVGGVPVRVPVREQEGFQFRPAEIGAAMGPKTKAVFINSPSNPSGQVATPDRLAAIAELVPGKPSGPYLLNDEIYHGLVYSGEEHTILEYSDNAFVLDGFSKRYAMCGWRLGYVIAPPHYVRPLQKMHQNFAICAPSVSQYAGIAALKHAWPDVVRMREVYNSRRRVIIDGLRALGFSIPVEPQGAFYVLTSCRHLDPDDYKLAFDILDKVGVAMAPGRDFGPGGHGFLRFSYCNSLENIERALARLREYLERYCPQALP; this is encoded by the coding sequence ATGGGCATCAGCGCCAGAGCCAAGCAGATACCGCCCTTTATAGTCATGGACGTGCTGGAGCGCGCCCAGGAGCTGGAGGCCGCGGGCCGGGACATCATCCACCTGGAGGTGGGCGAGCCCGACTTCGAGACCCCGGAGGTGATCACCGAGGCGGCCATGAAGGCCATCCGTGACGGCCGTCACCACTACACCCACTCCTTGGGGCTCCGGGAGCTGCGCGAGGCCATCGCCGAGTATTACGCCGAGCACTACGGGGTGAGCGTGGACCCGGCCCGGGTGATGGTGACCGCGGGCACCAGCACGGCCATGCTCCTGGTGTTTTCGGCCCTTTTGGAGCAGGAGCAGGAGGTGATCATCTCCGACCCCCACTACGCCTGCTACGACAACTTCATCAGCTTCGTGGGTGGGGTGCCGGTGCGGGTGCCGGTGCGCGAACAGGAGGGCTTCCAGTTCCGCCCGGCCGAGATCGGCGCGGCCATGGGGCCCAAGACCAAGGCGGTGTTCATCAACAGCCCCTCCAACCCCAGCGGCCAGGTGGCCACCCCGGACCGCCTGGCGGCCATCGCCGAGTTGGTGCCGGGCAAGCCGAGCGGCCCCTATCTGCTCAACGACGAGATCTACCACGGCCTGGTCTACTCCGGCGAGGAGCACACCATCCTGGAGTACAGTGACAACGCCTTCGTGCTGGACGGCTTTTCCAAGCGCTACGCCATGTGCGGCTGGCGTTTGGGCTACGTCATCGCCCCGCCCCACTACGTGCGGCCCTTGCAGAAGATGCACCAGAACTTCGCCATCTGCGCCCCCTCGGTCAGCCAGTACGCGGGCATCGCCGCCCTCAAGCACGCCTGGCCCGACGTGGTGCGCATGCGCGAGGTGTACAACTCCCGCCGCCGGGTGATCATCGACGGCCTTCGGGCGCTGGGCTTCTCCATCCCCGTGGAGCCCCAGGGCGCCTTCTACGTGCTCACCAGCTGCCGCCACCTGGACCCCGACGACTACAAGCTGGCCTTCGACATCCTGGACAAGGTGGGGGTGGCCATGGCCCCCGGCCGCGACTTCGGCCCCGGCGGCCACGGCTTCCTGCGCTTCAGCTATTGCAACAGCCTGGAGAACATCGAGCGGGCCCTGGCGCGCCTGCGCGAGTACCTGGAACGCTACTGCCCCCAGGCGCTGCCATGA
- the hisG gene encoding ATP phosphoribosyltransferase gives MTTPLKLGVPKGSLQDSTVRLFGRAGWRINVNGRSYFPEINDETIECSICRAQEMSRYVESGTLDAGITGMDWIKENDSEVVFVEELIYSKVSTRPARWVLAVAKDSPVNRPEDLNGKRVATEMVNFTKRYFEEAGIDVSVHFSWGATEAKVVNGLADAIVEVTETGSTIRAHGLKIIAELMQSTTQLIANKAAWEDPDKRKKIQQIALLLKGALVAEKLVALKMNVPKIKVQDVVEALPSLNAPTVSPLYNSDWFSVETVVEESVVRDLIPLLMERGAEGIIEYSLNKVI, from the coding sequence ATGACCACACCGCTGAAGCTGGGGGTACCCAAGGGGAGCCTGCAGGATTCCACGGTCCGGCTCTTCGGCCGGGCCGGTTGGCGCATCAACGTCAACGGCCGCTCCTACTTCCCCGAAATTAACGACGAGACCATCGAGTGCTCCATCTGCCGGGCCCAGGAGATGAGCCGCTACGTGGAGTCGGGCACCCTGGACGCCGGCATCACCGGCATGGACTGGATCAAGGAAAACGACTCGGAAGTGGTGTTCGTGGAGGAGCTGATCTACTCCAAGGTCTCCACCCGTCCGGCCCGCTGGGTGTTGGCCGTGGCCAAGGACTCGCCGGTCAACCGCCCCGAGGATCTGAACGGCAAGCGGGTGGCCACCGAGATGGTCAACTTCACCAAGCGCTACTTCGAGGAGGCGGGCATCGACGTCAGCGTGCACTTCTCCTGGGGGGCCACCGAGGCCAAGGTGGTCAACGGCCTGGCCGACGCCATCGTGGAGGTCACCGAGACCGGCAGCACCATTCGGGCCCACGGCCTGAAGATCATCGCCGAGCTCATGCAGTCCACCACCCAGCTCATCGCCAACAAGGCCGCCTGGGAAGACCCGGACAAGCGCAAGAAGATTCAGCAGATCGCCCTGCTTCTTAAGGGCGCTCTGGTGGCCGAGAAGCTGGTGGCGCTCAAGATGAACGTGCCCAAGATCAAGGTGCAGGACGTGGTGGAAGCCCTGCCCAGCCTCAACGCCCCCACCGTGTCGCCGCTTTACAACAGCGACTGGTTCAGCGTGGAGACGGTGGTGGAGGAGTCGGTGGTGCGCGATCTGATCCCCCTGCTCATGGAGCGCGGGGCCGAGGGCATCATCGAGTACTCGCTCAACAAGGTAATCTAG
- the hisI gene encoding phosphoribosyl-AMP cyclohydrolase, whose protein sequence is MIELDFKKTGGLIPAIAQDAQTGDVLMMAYINPESWAKSLETGEVHYWSRSRQELWHKGGTSGNVQKIKAIYVDCDDDTVLFKVEQIGGAACHTGMRSCFFRRVQGDELVSEGEPVFDPKEVYGK, encoded by the coding sequence ATGATTGAACTGGATTTCAAGAAAACCGGCGGCCTGATCCCGGCCATAGCCCAGGATGCCCAAACCGGCGACGTATTGATGATGGCCTATATCAACCCCGAGTCCTGGGCCAAGAGCCTGGAAACCGGCGAGGTGCACTACTGGTCCCGCTCCCGCCAGGAGCTCTGGCACAAGGGCGGCACCAGCGGCAATGTGCAGAAGATCAAGGCCATATACGTGGATTGCGACGACGACACCGTGCTGTTCAAGGTGGAGCAGATCGGCGGCGCCGCCTGCCACACCGGCATGCGCTCGTGCTTCTTCCGCCGGGTGCAGGGTGACGAGTTGGTGAGCGAAGGCGAGCCCGTGTTCGACCCCAAGGAGGTTTACGGCAAATGA
- the rlmN gene encoding 23S rRNA (adenine(2503)-C(2))-methyltransferase RlmN: MNTTTDKRPELRDLSPARVQDLVLALGEKPYRARQVLQWLYQHGATDFAQMTSLSKGFREKLAQAARLANLEPALVETSSDGTRKLLFKLADGHAVESVLIPEEEHSTLCVSSQVGCRMGCAFCRTATLGFKRNLRPHEIMGQVLAARRLADADRPLTNIVFMGMGEPLDNLEAVNLALGHLLGSHGLAMSQRKVTVSTSGVVAGLPALAAASPAALAVSLNAPTDELRDRLMPVNRRWSLAALKQALLAYPLKPTRRITFEYVLLGGVNDQPEHAAALVRWLQGLRAKVNLIAFNPHEGSEFARPSDQAVEAFQGLLIERHVTALVRQSRGQDISAACGQLAGKEAGGAHVTLP; this comes from the coding sequence ATGAATACCACCACGGACAAGCGCCCCGAGTTGCGCGACCTGAGCCCGGCCCGGGTGCAGGACTTGGTGTTGGCCCTGGGCGAAAAGCCCTACCGGGCCCGCCAGGTGTTGCAGTGGCTCTACCAGCACGGGGCCACGGATTTCGCCCAGATGACCAGCCTGAGCAAGGGCTTTCGGGAGAAGCTGGCCCAGGCCGCCCGCCTGGCCAACCTGGAACCCGCCCTGGTGGAGACCTCGTCCGACGGCACCCGGAAGCTGCTGTTCAAGCTGGCCGACGGCCACGCGGTGGAGAGCGTGTTGATCCCCGAGGAGGAGCACTCCACCCTGTGCGTGTCCAGCCAGGTGGGCTGCCGCATGGGCTGCGCCTTTTGCCGCACCGCCACCCTGGGCTTCAAACGCAACCTCAGGCCCCACGAGATCATGGGCCAGGTGTTGGCCGCCCGCCGCCTGGCCGATGCGGACCGCCCCTTGACCAACATCGTGTTCATGGGCATGGGCGAGCCGCTGGATAATCTGGAGGCGGTGAACCTGGCCCTGGGGCACCTGTTGGGCAGCCACGGCCTGGCCATGAGCCAGCGCAAGGTCACCGTGTCCACCTCCGGGGTGGTGGCCGGTCTGCCCGCCCTGGCCGCGGCCAGCCCGGCGGCCCTGGCGGTGAGCCTCAACGCCCCCACCGACGAGCTGCGCGACCGGCTGATGCCGGTGAACCGGCGTTGGAGCCTGGCCGCCCTCAAACAGGCGCTCCTGGCCTACCCCCTCAAGCCCACCCGGCGCATCACCTTCGAATACGTGCTCCTGGGCGGGGTGAACGACCAGCCCGAGCACGCGGCGGCCCTGGTCCGCTGGCTGCAGGGGCTTAGGGCCAAGGTGAACCTCATCGCCTTCAACCCCCACGAGGGCTCGGAGTTCGCGCGACCCAGCGACCAGGCGGTGGAGGCCTTTCAGGGGCTTTTGATCGAGCGGCACGTCACGGCCCTGGTGCGCCAGAGCCGGGGGCAGGACATCAGCGCGGCCTGCGGGCAGCTGGCCGGCAAAGAGGCGGGGGGGGCCCACGTTACTTTGCCGTGA
- a CDS encoding SLAC1 anion channel family protein — protein sequence MAENSQLTATGEYNLSRLKNFPISFLAICLGLIGFTLAWQKAEEILETPFALSPYLLIFSIAVSLVVLGTYSLKIIRYFDEVKKEFNHPIKMNFYPILAKLFLIASIIFLGSNLALSKYLWWIGVVIQFIFTIVIMSAWIQHDKYKIQHINPSWFIPVVGCIIIPIAGVKHFSPELSWFFFSIGLFWWLILTTLVINRMIFHNPIPDKLMPTLFILFAPPVIGFISLTKLLGGLNPSGNLLYYFGLFLFILILFQIKLFFRIKFFLSWWAYSFPLDALAIGTLLMYHQSGLAFFKVAAIVILVILNLVILMLLIKTALAMKRRAICIEEVD from the coding sequence ATGGCAGAGAATTCTCAATTAACGGCCACTGGTGAATACAACCTGAGCAGGTTGAAGAATTTTCCCATTTCGTTCCTGGCCATATGCCTGGGCCTGATCGGCTTCACCCTGGCCTGGCAAAAGGCCGAGGAGATACTGGAGACGCCCTTCGCGCTCAGCCCCTATCTGCTGATCTTCTCCATAGCGGTCAGCCTGGTGGTCCTGGGCACCTACAGCCTGAAGATCATCCGCTACTTCGACGAGGTGAAGAAGGAATTCAACCACCCCATCAAGATGAATTTCTATCCCATCCTGGCCAAGCTGTTCCTCATCGCCAGCATCATTTTTTTGGGGAGCAACCTGGCCCTGTCCAAGTACCTCTGGTGGATCGGGGTGGTAATCCAGTTCATCTTCACCATCGTGATCATGAGTGCCTGGATCCAGCACGACAAGTACAAGATCCAGCACATCAACCCCTCTTGGTTCATTCCCGTGGTGGGCTGCATCATCATTCCCATCGCCGGAGTGAAGCACTTCTCGCCGGAGTTGTCCTGGTTTTTCTTCAGCATCGGCCTGTTCTGGTGGCTCATCCTGACCACCCTGGTGATCAACCGGATGATCTTTCACAACCCCATACCCGACAAGCTGATGCCCACCCTGTTCATCCTCTTCGCCCCGCCGGTGATCGGCTTCATCTCCCTGACCAAGCTGCTGGGCGGCCTGAACCCCTCGGGCAACCTGCTCTATTACTTCGGCCTGTTCCTGTTCATCCTGATCCTTTTCCAGATCAAGCTGTTCTTTAGGATCAAGTTTTTCCTGTCCTGGTGGGCCTATTCCTTCCCCCTGGACGCCCTGGCCATCGGCACCCTTTTGATGTACCACCAGAGCGGCCTGGCCTTTTTCAAGGTGGCGGCCATCGTGATCCTGGTCATCCTGAACCTGGTGATCCTCATGCTGCTGATCAAGACGGCCCTGGCCATGAAGCGGCGGGCCATCTGCATAGAGGAAGTCGACTGA
- a CDS encoding DsrE family protein, with protein MNKFLYVLSKGFEKSGGATRAMQFAALTAEAGHDTEAFLIDDAIHWAQWGMAEGIRASTGEHMKELLDKLVELKAPIHVCKACADKRLVGPDDLVNGTVLSGAPVLVKMMTDPEYKVFTF; from the coding sequence ATGAACAAGTTCCTGTACGTGCTGTCCAAGGGTTTCGAGAAGTCCGGCGGGGCCACCCGGGCCATGCAGTTCGCCGCGCTCACCGCCGAGGCGGGCCACGACACCGAGGCGTTCCTCATCGACGACGCCATCCACTGGGCCCAGTGGGGCATGGCCGAGGGCATTCGCGCCTCCACGGGCGAGCACATGAAGGAGTTGCTGGACAAACTGGTGGAGTTGAAGGCGCCCATTCACGTGTGCAAGGCCTGCGCGGACAAGCGCCTGGTGGGGCCGGACGACCTGGTCAACGGAACCGTGCTCTCCGGCGCCCCGGTGCTGGTCAAGATGATGACCGATCCCGAGTACAAGGTTTTCACCTTCTAG